From a region of the Vaginimicrobium propionicum genome:
- a CDS encoding LpqB family beta-propeller domain-containing protein: MPSRRVIIGVIILMMMVCGCARVPTSGSIEYVPNTESGRNFPQIDVAALPPVKDGDPELILEGFLSALESPARNYEVARQYLTAEASTAWDPDNQAIIYSDASQATIISKDGTALLRANQMGRLDEAGRYTSIAQKPFSHDFKMQRIEGQWRISNPGEGIMLSAQRFKRSFKPVTLFYISLDSQSVVPEQIFMPTSSLQPDNVVRKLLAGPDNWLADGVQNLFPADATTSGTWVGEDATAHVSFSVEVEKLPARERGLIAAQLLWTLRELDGVAAIQLKAGGHVLSVPGAGADGRVRPENLGVLAPERQNGKPELYGVQGGKIVTLTTRSGVVGQLDSGFNVENLAIGKIAISGNQLGVVTGDTRQVWVVARNAKPQKVFEAEKINSLQYAAGHFWWSAQVDGDPVICRLGDDLSVQTTRVDGLSASAIVAFKISPDVTRVAIVAQESDHQIYGLARLQFGDGLYVGNWRYQILNEGPNQITSIRDVAWSSVSSLMILAATPTAPHFAVFSTDLDAAITTSFGPFGDYDPIRLISYPNSPLYASAVLTSSGRAMRFEEQYRWPAFAEELSDLTYEVE; encoded by the coding sequence ATGCCTAGTCGTAGGGTAATAATTGGCGTTATCATCCTGATGATGATGGTGTGTGGGTGCGCTAGAGTCCCGACCAGCGGGTCAATCGAATACGTGCCAAATACTGAATCTGGCCGTAACTTTCCACAGATAGATGTGGCAGCTCTGCCCCCAGTTAAAGACGGTGACCCGGAATTAATTTTGGAGGGGTTTTTGTCTGCTTTGGAATCGCCGGCGAGAAATTACGAAGTCGCTAGGCAGTATTTGACGGCAGAAGCCAGCACCGCCTGGGATCCGGACAACCAAGCGATCATCTACTCGGATGCATCTCAAGCGACCATCATTTCTAAAGATGGCACAGCTCTTTTGAGAGCTAATCAAATGGGGCGTTTAGATGAAGCCGGTCGCTATACGTCAATAGCGCAAAAGCCATTTTCGCACGATTTCAAAATGCAACGTATTGAGGGACAATGGCGCATTTCTAACCCTGGCGAAGGAATAATGCTTTCCGCACAACGATTCAAGCGTTCATTTAAGCCTGTAACACTTTTTTATATTTCTTTAGATTCGCAGTCTGTAGTGCCAGAGCAAATTTTCATGCCCACAAGTTCTTTGCAGCCAGATAACGTGGTGCGCAAACTCTTGGCTGGTCCTGACAATTGGTTAGCCGATGGCGTCCAGAATTTATTCCCAGCCGATGCCACTACGTCTGGTACTTGGGTAGGTGAGGATGCGACTGCGCATGTCTCATTTAGTGTTGAGGTGGAGAAATTGCCTGCCCGTGAACGCGGTTTAATCGCTGCCCAGCTGCTATGGACGCTACGAGAGTTAGACGGGGTTGCTGCTATTCAACTAAAAGCTGGTGGTCACGTGCTGTCGGTGCCAGGTGCTGGCGCCGACGGGCGGGTTCGACCCGAAAACCTTGGTGTGCTGGCTCCTGAAAGACAAAATGGTAAACCGGAACTCTACGGGGTGCAAGGCGGCAAGATCGTGACCCTTACCACTAGATCAGGAGTGGTTGGGCAGCTAGACAGCGGTTTCAATGTTGAAAACTTGGCTATCGGAAAAATAGCAATCTCTGGCAATCAGCTCGGCGTTGTCACTGGGGATACGCGTCAAGTGTGGGTGGTTGCGAGGAATGCTAAACCCCAAAAAGTATTTGAGGCCGAGAAAATCAACTCTTTACAATACGCTGCTGGGCATTTTTGGTGGTCAGCGCAGGTAGATGGTGACCCAGTCATTTGTCGACTTGGTGATGACCTTAGCGTACAGACAACCCGTGTTGATGGTTTAAGCGCTTCTGCTATCGTGGCCTTCAAAATTTCACCAGACGTGACTAGGGTCGCGATTGTCGCCCAAGAATCTGACCACCAGATTTATGGTCTGGCCAGATTGCAGTTTGGTGACGGTCTTTACGTGGGCAATTGGCGTTACCAAATCCTAAATGAAGGTCCCAATCAAATTACATCAATTAGAGATGTAGCTTGGAGCTCAGTTTCCTCGTTGATGATTTTAGCCGCCACTCCGACCGCCCCCCACTTCGCCGTATTCTCAACGGATCTAGACGCCGCTATTACGACTTCTTTTGGACCCTTCGGTGACTACGATCCGATTCGGCTTATCTCCTACCCAAATTCTCCGCTTTATGCTTCTGCAGTTTTAACGTCATCGGGGCGGGCAATGAGATTTGAGGAACAATATCGTTGGCCTGCTTTCGCTGAAGAGTTGAGCGATTTGACTTACGAAGTCGAATAA
- the mtrB gene encoding MtrAB system histidine kinase MtrB — protein MAIYQPKLVTRAIKAWRSSILTRVVVSTIVMSLLICLVGGALILQRVTTGVLEGKRQAAEAEASTALARMQDQITQTDLATGSLYERLGQLAVEMGSEPSQYGVVVEAGSSVYISRSITASSVPDALRDQVEQGGAGLWVTPTNIVYQDSSSEPGLVIGGNLQTTNGQKFPVYFLFPQSREIATLDVVWQALASVGVVLLIALSISSWLISRRVTSPVIEARDVALRIADGNLDERMKVEGCDEIADLGKSMNSMASTLQKQIQQLEDLSKVQQQFVSDVSHELRTPLTTMRMAVDVLYESRSELPPTQRRTTELLGGQINRFEVMLADLLEISRFDAGAALLSLEETDLAELVSSEIGAANSIARQMGAEMSLVAQGDCIVECDPRRIRRIVRNLLSNAIEHGRQHPIEVHLAADNDCVAVTVRDHGVGFQTDQAELVFHRFWRADPSRNRVLGGTGLGLSIALADAHLHNGWLEAWGKPGCGAQFRLTLPKSPSIELIASALPLEPEDNNA, from the coding sequence GTGGCTATCTATCAGCCGAAACTGGTGACGCGAGCAATAAAAGCTTGGCGGTCTTCTATCTTGACGCGGGTGGTTGTTTCCACCATTGTCATGAGTCTGCTGATTTGTTTGGTTGGTGGCGCACTGATACTTCAGCGAGTAACGACCGGTGTATTGGAAGGAAAGCGTCAGGCTGCTGAAGCTGAGGCCTCAACTGCTTTAGCCAGGATGCAAGACCAAATAACTCAAACAGATTTAGCTACTGGATCTTTATATGAGCGATTAGGGCAATTAGCCGTCGAGATGGGCTCTGAGCCGAGCCAGTACGGAGTGGTCGTTGAAGCCGGATCCTCAGTTTATATCTCGCGGTCGATAACGGCTTCATCAGTGCCCGATGCTCTTAGAGACCAAGTCGAGCAAGGTGGTGCTGGGCTTTGGGTCACTCCAACCAATATTGTTTATCAAGATTCCTCGTCAGAACCAGGATTGGTGATCGGAGGAAACCTCCAGACTACAAATGGCCAAAAATTTCCGGTTTATTTTCTTTTCCCGCAAAGCCGCGAAATTGCCACCTTGGATGTTGTTTGGCAGGCCTTAGCCTCGGTTGGGGTAGTGCTATTGATCGCTTTGTCTATTTCCTCTTGGCTTATTTCAAGACGAGTCACTTCGCCAGTTATCGAAGCTAGAGACGTTGCGTTGCGCATTGCGGACGGCAATCTTGATGAACGAATGAAAGTTGAGGGTTGTGACGAGATTGCTGACCTTGGCAAATCGATGAATTCAATGGCGTCCACTTTGCAGAAACAAATTCAACAACTTGAAGATTTGTCTAAAGTACAGCAACAATTTGTCTCTGATGTTAGTCACGAATTGCGTACCCCGTTGACCACCATGCGGATGGCAGTAGATGTGCTCTATGAGTCTAGAAGCGAGTTGCCACCTACTCAGCGACGTACCACCGAGTTATTAGGTGGCCAGATTAACCGTTTTGAGGTTATGTTGGCTGACTTGTTAGAGATATCACGATTTGATGCTGGGGCTGCTTTACTCAGCCTTGAAGAAACCGACTTAGCGGAATTAGTTTCTAGCGAAATAGGCGCAGCTAATTCTATAGCGCGTCAGATGGGTGCTGAAATGTCTCTAGTTGCTCAAGGAGACTGCATCGTCGAATGCGACCCTAGACGCATCCGTCGCATTGTCAGAAATCTGTTATCCAATGCCATCGAGCATGGGCGTCAGCACCCTATTGAAGTGCATTTGGCAGCAGACAATGATTGCGTAGCAGTTACGGTTCGAGATCATGGAGTAGGTTTCCAAACTGATCAGGCAGAATTAGTATTTCATCGTTTCTGGCGTGCTGACCCATCTCGGAATAGGGTGCTTGGGGGAACAGGTTTGGGTCTTTCCATAGCCTTAGCCGACGCCCATCTTCACAATGGCTGGTTAGAAGCTTGGGGCAAACCTGGGTGTGGGGCGCAATTTCGGTTAACCTTGCCAAAAAGTCCGAGTATCGAATTGATTGCCTCTGCCTTACCCCTGGAACCGGAGGATAATAATGCCTAG
- a CDS encoding excinuclease ABC subunit UvrA produces MSSGPEKILVRGAKVHNLKNIDVDIPLNQIVGIAGVSGSGKSSLALGVLYAEGSRRYLESLSTYTRRRMTGAAKAKIDEIRYVPAALALHQRPAVPGIRATFGTGSELLNSLRLMYSRLASHCCPRGHYLAPTLAVAAERELTCPTCEEKFYAPGAEELAFNSQGACPQCRGTGIVRTVDESTLVPDESLTIDEGAVLPWQSLMWKLMKDIARQIGVRTDIPFKELTPRERDLVFNGPPIKHHMIYQNKTSGAAGEMDFTYFNAKYTVENALAKVKDEKGMKRVEKFLKSDVCPKCGGTRLSDNARKPLINGQSLAQTCQMTLTELVEWVRDLPAKMPPELTKMAEDICEAFSVNATRLLELGLGYLTLDRASATLSTGERQRMQLARAVRNRTTGVLYVLDEPSIGLHPANIFGLNMVMKDLVKDGNSIILVDHDTQILKEADWIVELGPGSGADGGRVIATGNQETIKTNSASIIGSYLADKINTEMRPRVVDGKLFEHGEISLATTNLHTVKPAHICLPQQRLTVVTGVSGSGKTTLILESLVPALEALIARKKFPEHVVEIKAEGIKQVKLIDATPIGVNVRSTVATYANIHDELRKAFAHTPQAKEKGLKAGDFSYNTGKLRCATCEGTGTISLDIQFLPDVEIACPDCKGARYNQDAYLIKRPGANLESYSLPELMALEVSQAIEVCDLERVRAKLEILKDLGLGYLTLGEATTKLSGGEAQRLKLASELRRKQNDAVFVFDEPTIGLHPLDVKNLLSVFDALMANGATVVVIEHDLDVIRNGDYIIDMGPGGGQAGGQVVVAGSFADLLANSESVTAKYLR; encoded by the coding sequence GTGAGTAGCGGACCTGAAAAAATTTTGGTTCGCGGCGCAAAAGTACACAACCTAAAAAATATAGATGTTGATATTCCACTCAATCAGATCGTTGGCATAGCGGGGGTATCAGGGTCAGGAAAATCGTCGCTAGCTCTAGGCGTCCTTTACGCTGAGGGTTCCAGGAGATATCTAGAGTCCCTATCTACTTACACCAGACGTCGAATGACCGGAGCTGCTAAGGCTAAAATCGATGAAATCCGCTATGTTCCAGCTGCTCTAGCGCTGCACCAACGACCAGCCGTTCCTGGCATAAGAGCCACCTTTGGCACCGGAAGTGAGCTATTAAATAGTTTGCGGCTAATGTATTCAAGATTGGCTAGCCATTGCTGCCCGAGGGGGCATTATTTGGCGCCTACCCTAGCAGTTGCTGCTGAACGGGAACTTACGTGCCCAACTTGCGAAGAAAAGTTTTACGCGCCTGGTGCGGAAGAGTTAGCTTTCAACTCCCAAGGCGCCTGCCCGCAATGTCGAGGCACTGGGATCGTCAGAACTGTCGATGAGTCAACTTTGGTGCCCGATGAGTCTTTGACAATCGACGAAGGCGCGGTATTGCCTTGGCAAAGTCTCATGTGGAAGCTAATGAAAGATATCGCCAGACAGATAGGGGTGCGTACTGATATTCCTTTTAAGGAATTAACCCCTAGAGAGCGTGATTTGGTATTTAACGGTCCGCCGATAAAACATCACATGATTTATCAAAACAAAACTTCCGGTGCTGCCGGAGAAATGGATTTCACCTATTTCAATGCCAAATACACAGTCGAAAATGCCCTAGCAAAGGTGAAAGACGAAAAAGGTATGAAACGGGTAGAAAAGTTCTTAAAATCGGACGTCTGCCCAAAATGCGGCGGCACTAGGCTCTCAGACAACGCTAGAAAACCTTTAATAAATGGCCAATCCTTAGCCCAAACCTGCCAAATGACTTTGACTGAATTAGTGGAATGGGTTAGGGATCTACCAGCAAAAATGCCGCCAGAATTGACGAAAATGGCTGAAGATATTTGTGAAGCTTTCTCGGTTAACGCCACCAGACTGCTCGAGTTGGGTCTTGGATACTTGACTCTAGATCGCGCCTCAGCGACCTTGTCCACCGGTGAGCGACAGCGAATGCAATTAGCTAGAGCGGTGCGCAACCGCACAACCGGCGTGCTCTATGTTCTCGACGAACCATCTATTGGGTTACATCCGGCGAATATATTCGGCTTAAATATGGTGATGAAAGACCTAGTGAAAGATGGAAATTCAATTATTTTGGTCGACCATGATACTCAGATACTGAAAGAGGCTGACTGGATTGTTGAATTAGGTCCTGGGTCTGGGGCTGATGGGGGACGAGTAATTGCCACAGGTAACCAAGAAACAATAAAAACCAACTCTGCCTCGATTATCGGCTCCTATCTTGCTGACAAAATAAATACCGAAATGCGACCAAGAGTTGTTGATGGCAAGCTGTTTGAGCATGGTGAGATTTCGTTAGCCACCACCAATTTACACACTGTAAAGCCTGCACATATTTGCCTGCCTCAGCAGCGACTAACGGTAGTTACTGGTGTATCTGGCTCAGGTAAAACAACATTAATTCTTGAAAGCTTAGTCCCGGCATTGGAAGCTTTAATTGCTAGAAAAAAATTTCCGGAGCACGTCGTCGAAATCAAAGCTGAGGGCATTAAACAGGTTAAGTTGATTGATGCCACCCCTATTGGTGTCAATGTGCGCTCAACCGTTGCTACATATGCCAATATTCATGATGAGTTAAGAAAAGCATTTGCGCATACACCTCAGGCAAAAGAAAAAGGCTTAAAGGCCGGCGATTTCTCCTATAACACCGGCAAATTAAGATGCGCCACTTGTGAGGGCACTGGCACGATCAGTTTAGATATTCAATTTTTGCCAGACGTTGAGATAGCTTGCCCAGATTGCAAAGGCGCCAGATATAACCAGGATGCTTATCTAATTAAGCGTCCTGGTGCAAACCTCGAAAGCTACTCGTTACCTGAGTTAATGGCTCTTGAAGTAAGTCAGGCTATAGAGGTTTGTGACCTAGAAAGAGTAAGAGCGAAGTTAGAGATATTAAAGGATTTGGGGTTGGGATACCTCACGCTAGGTGAAGCCACTACGAAACTTTCTGGTGGGGAAGCGCAGCGGCTAAAACTAGCATCCGAGCTTAGACGCAAACAAAATGACGCGGTATTCGTCTTTGATGAGCCAACGATCGGATTGCATCCACTAGATGTAAAGAATCTGCTTTCGGTTTTTGATGCGTTAATGGCAAATGGAGCGACAGTCGTGGTTATCGAGCACGATTTAGACGTTATCCGAAATGGTGATTACATCATTGATATGGGGCCTGGCGGGGGTCAAGCTGGCGGTCAAGTTGTTGTAGCCGGGAGTTTTGCTGATCTATTAGCAAACAGCGAAAGTGTAACTGCCAAATATCTGCGCTAA
- a CDS encoding pyridoxal phosphate-dependent aminotransferase: MAGMFDRASRRGNVEPFWAMEILKLSNELKSQGREVFPLCLGQPSTPAPTPVLEAAKCALTNEQLGYTDALGLASLRQRIADNYRNDYAATVSPEQIAITTGSSAAFTAIFLAAFEAGDAVAMTRPGYPAYRNTLSSLGCQVVELDCGPDSGWRPSIENLEKLTNYRPIAGLIIASPSNPTGTVLTEPELADIYSWCSENDVLLISDEIYHQIGFGTDFASVTQFGDEHIAVGSFSKYFSMTGWRLGWTVLPKPLVRPVELLLGNLNLSAPTLSQFAAMAAFDPQSRLELNSHVQRYRRNRDIVAAGIAEIGCPTPPPADGAFYCFPDVSQLCEDSRFWCADLLRETGVALTPGVDFATNSLPGDGLDPALDGKHFVRISYSGSTEIVTEGIRRLVNFVTNG; encoded by the coding sequence ATGGCTGGCATGTTTGATCGCGCCTCTAGACGAGGAAACGTTGAACCATTTTGGGCAATGGAAATCCTCAAACTAAGTAATGAGTTAAAGAGTCAAGGACGCGAAGTTTTCCCGCTTTGCCTAGGACAACCATCCACGCCTGCCCCTACTCCTGTACTGGAGGCAGCCAAATGTGCTTTGACAAATGAGCAGCTTGGCTACACTGACGCCCTAGGTCTGGCTAGCCTGCGCCAACGCATCGCCGACAACTATCGCAATGACTACGCGGCCACAGTTTCTCCTGAACAAATAGCTATTACTACTGGCTCCTCAGCAGCGTTTACCGCCATCTTTTTGGCTGCCTTCGAGGCTGGTGATGCAGTTGCCATGACTAGACCTGGTTATCCTGCTTATCGAAACACTTTGTCATCTTTGGGCTGCCAAGTTGTCGAGTTAGATTGTGGCCCAGATTCCGGTTGGCGTCCAAGCATAGAAAATCTTGAGAAACTAACTAACTATCGCCCTATAGCAGGGTTAATCATTGCTTCTCCGTCGAACCCCACTGGCACGGTACTAACCGAACCAGAATTAGCAGATATTTATTCTTGGTGTAGCGAAAATGATGTGCTTCTCATATCAGACGAGATCTATCACCAAATCGGCTTCGGCACAGATTTCGCCTCAGTGACTCAGTTTGGCGACGAACATATTGCGGTGGGGTCTTTCTCAAAATATTTTTCAATGACAGGCTGGCGACTAGGTTGGACGGTGTTGCCGAAACCGCTGGTACGCCCAGTGGAATTGCTGTTGGGCAACCTCAATCTGTCCGCCCCTACCTTGTCCCAATTTGCTGCTATGGCTGCTTTCGACCCTCAATCACGCCTTGAGCTGAACTCTCATGTTCAACGCTACCGGCGTAACCGCGATATCGTGGCCGCTGGTATAGCTGAAATTGGTTGCCCCACACCCCCACCGGCTGACGGCGCATTTTATTGTTTCCCTGATGTGTCTCAGTTATGTGAAGATTCACGTTTCTGGTGCGCTGATTTATTGAGGGAAACTGGAGTGGCGCTAACCCCAGGAGTCGACTTTGCCACAAATAGTCTTCCCGGTGATGGCCTAGACCCGGCCTTGGACGGAAAGCATTTCGTGCGTATCTCTTATTCTGGATCAACTGAGATTGTGACAGAGGGCATACGCCGGTTAGTCAATTTCGTAACTAACGGCTAG
- a CDS encoding AAA family ATPase: MTSSIEITDEFASALELLRAGQSVFITGNAGTGKSTLIRYFMDKSNRNIVVAAPTGVAALNVDGYTLHRLFGYSALTTIQDIKSGDAKPGKFCPIIRKLDTLVIDEVSMVRADLFDMVVATLERFGPKPGTPFGGVQLVLVGDLYQLPPVVREDEKEYFKTFYDSPYFFSAHSYSKRLFPTINLTKVFRQLGDDRLVNMLNAIRTGRTTTATLAEINSRTNSDFDPSGDEFWLTLGTTNRIVDATNRRRLSQLPGEAITSYAKISGDTDGFEPPTPLELTFKIGAQVMMLSNDPARRWVNGSIGVITDVIINEQMADDSINVQVRLTTGSIIEFSTHTWDITRPTTRGGTLRKETVGSFTQLPFKLAWAITIHKSQGQTLNRAIIDLSGGTFASGQLYVALSRCKSLEGIVLKRAIQPKDLKTDFRIREFLDDATSKLKTQDFCYLGMICVGRKDGFVRPIEIAVANDEGDVFETLINPTRDIGDAASQYGLSAGDLQAGPTLRQAWPAIEKQLFGRAVICCEQDALNILDTELKRNGLIAPFENILVLAGDHDDYVSAREAALAVRKLAKHQKHLAGCPYIPNASFDENLDSFVLARNGFITACGAAADVSQAISTNIVDMPLSERTKALLARFKEDYGIKISYQEPVTTSINTYLIQGIRVCFTGTAYVDNKIYSREEMESIASNAGLIPVSNVSKTRCDILIAADLATLSGKAKKAREFKKPIFSAAEFLHAVEP, from the coding sequence GTGACGTCATCAATAGAGATAACGGACGAGTTTGCTTCGGCTTTAGAATTATTGCGGGCTGGTCAATCTGTTTTTATTACCGGTAATGCCGGTACTGGCAAATCAACTTTAATTCGATATTTCATGGATAAGTCTAATAGAAATATTGTAGTGGCTGCGCCCACTGGGGTTGCAGCATTAAATGTTGATGGCTATACCCTACACAGACTCTTTGGCTATTCTGCCCTAACAACTATTCAAGATATTAAATCTGGGGACGCTAAGCCTGGAAAATTTTGCCCAATCATCAGAAAACTAGACACCCTAGTCATAGACGAAGTTTCGATGGTTAGAGCTGATTTATTCGATATGGTAGTTGCCACTCTTGAACGTTTCGGCCCTAAACCAGGAACACCTTTTGGTGGCGTTCAATTGGTGCTAGTTGGCGATCTATATCAGTTACCTCCAGTCGTCAGAGAAGACGAAAAAGAATACTTTAAAACATTTTACGACAGTCCATATTTCTTTTCGGCTCATAGCTATTCCAAACGGCTGTTTCCAACCATTAATTTGACGAAAGTATTCCGTCAGCTTGGTGACGATCGATTAGTTAATATGCTTAATGCGATACGCACAGGAAGAACAACTACTGCAACTTTGGCAGAAATAAATTCGCGAACCAACAGCGATTTTGATCCTAGTGGGGACGAGTTTTGGCTAACTTTAGGCACAACAAATCGCATAGTGGATGCCACCAACCGCCGCCGACTCTCACAACTTCCTGGGGAAGCCATAACTTCTTATGCGAAAATTTCTGGCGACACCGACGGTTTTGAACCACCGACTCCCCTGGAACTAACTTTCAAAATTGGCGCCCAAGTAATGATGCTCTCTAATGACCCGGCTAGACGTTGGGTTAACGGCAGCATAGGCGTAATCACCGACGTGATTATTAATGAACAGATGGCAGATGATTCAATCAATGTTCAGGTGAGACTAACAACCGGATCTATTATTGAGTTCTCCACTCACACGTGGGATATTACCCGTCCTACTACCCGAGGCGGGACATTAAGAAAAGAGACGGTGGGAAGTTTTACTCAACTGCCATTCAAATTGGCTTGGGCAATAACTATTCACAAGTCACAAGGTCAAACACTCAATCGAGCAATCATTGACCTATCCGGTGGGACGTTTGCTAGTGGACAACTCTACGTCGCCTTGTCTCGATGTAAGAGTCTCGAAGGTATTGTGCTGAAACGCGCGATTCAACCAAAAGACTTAAAAACAGACTTTAGAATTCGTGAGTTTTTAGATGACGCCACCAGCAAACTAAAAACGCAAGATTTCTGCTATCTGGGAATGATTTGTGTCGGTCGCAAAGATGGATTTGTTCGTCCGATTGAAATTGCAGTGGCAAATGACGAGGGTGATGTTTTCGAGACGCTGATTAACCCAACACGTGACATTGGTGATGCAGCTAGCCAATATGGGCTTAGCGCTGGCGATCTTCAAGCCGGACCGACTCTGCGCCAAGCTTGGCCGGCAATAGAGAAGCAACTTTTTGGGCGCGCAGTCATTTGTTGTGAGCAAGACGCGCTAAATATCCTGGACACAGAGCTAAAACGCAATGGCTTAATCGCACCATTTGAAAATATTTTGGTATTGGCTGGCGATCACGATGATTACGTTTCAGCTCGCGAAGCTGCATTAGCGGTCAGAAAATTAGCTAAGCATCAAAAGCATCTAGCAGGATGCCCCTATATTCCTAACGCTAGTTTTGATGAAAACTTAGATTCATTTGTGCTTGCCAGAAACGGTTTCATCACTGCTTGTGGAGCAGCGGCCGACGTTAGCCAAGCTATCTCTACCAACATTGTAGATATGCCATTATCGGAACGCACCAAAGCGCTATTAGCCCGGTTCAAAGAAGATTACGGTATAAAAATTAGTTATCAAGAGCCAGTAACAACCAGTATCAATACTTATCTAATTCAAGGGATACGAGTTTGTTTCACTGGTACCGCATATGTGGACAACAAGATTTATAGCCGCGAAGAAATGGAGTCAATAGCTAGCAACGCTGGGTTAATACCGGTATCAAATGTGTCTAAAACTAGGTGCGACATTTTAATTGCAGCAGATTTGGCGACACTTTCTGGAAAAGCGAAAAAAGCACGAGAGTTCAAAAAACCAATCTTTAGCGCAGCAGAATTCCTGCACGCCGTCGAACCTTAA
- a CDS encoding YqgE/AlgH family protein, protein MTLTKVPKIGDLIVADVATVSGYFTRSVVLILDNDETGALGVALNKMTQLGIDEYLPGWSHLTCPPQKMFSGGPVSPNGAICLASVDELDEEPLGWRKIIGNVGLLHLDTPKELVAGTYSQLRIYAGYAGWGPGQLNEELEKGFWHVVKATSVDFFTAKPEKLWRNVLRRQGGLLGMTASWVSDPKMN, encoded by the coding sequence GTGACTTTGACCAAGGTGCCTAAGATTGGTGATTTAATCGTCGCCGATGTGGCAACTGTTAGCGGTTACTTCACTCGCTCGGTGGTGCTGATTCTTGATAATGATGAAACCGGTGCGCTGGGGGTGGCTCTTAACAAAATGACTCAATTAGGGATAGATGAGTACCTACCTGGTTGGTCACACCTGACCTGTCCACCACAAAAAATGTTCTCCGGTGGCCCGGTATCGCCAAATGGGGCTATTTGTTTGGCTAGCGTGGACGAGCTTGACGAAGAACCTTTGGGTTGGCGAAAAATTATTGGCAATGTGGGCTTACTTCACCTAGACACCCCTAAAGAATTGGTTGCCGGAACTTACTCCCAATTAAGAATTTATGCTGGTTATGCCGGTTGGGGACCAGGTCAATTAAATGAGGAACTGGAAAAAGGTTTTTGGCATGTGGTTAAAGCCACCAGCGTCGATTTTTTTACCGCTAAACCCGAAAAGCTATGGCGAAACGTGCTGCGTCGTCAAGGAGGTTTGCTTGGTATGACAGCCTCGTGGGTATCAGATCCGAAGATGAACTGA
- the mtrA gene encoding MtrAB system response regulator MtrA: MTDRRSQERTKVLVVDDDAALSEMLQLVLHQEGFDCVLCPTGDKAVAAFRQNNPDIVLLDVMLPGKDGVEVCGEIREKSGVPIIMLTARSDTNDVVKGLEAGADDYVSKPFKVKELLARIRARLRNQSSGQDATLRIGDLEISTESHCVKRGDEELNLTPLEFDLLTALASKPRQVFSREQLLEKVWGYRHAADTRLVNVHVQRLRSKIEHDPEHPVIVVTVRGVGYRAGETSEL, from the coding sequence ATGACGGATCGACGCAGTCAAGAAAGAACAAAAGTGTTGGTTGTCGATGACGACGCAGCGCTATCAGAGATGCTTCAACTGGTGTTGCACCAGGAAGGTTTCGACTGTGTATTGTGCCCGACCGGCGACAAGGCTGTGGCGGCCTTTCGACAAAACAATCCAGATATAGTTTTGCTTGACGTGATGCTCCCAGGTAAAGACGGTGTGGAGGTCTGCGGCGAAATCCGAGAAAAATCTGGGGTACCGATCATCATGTTAACGGCTCGCAGTGACACGAATGATGTCGTAAAAGGCCTAGAGGCTGGGGCTGATGATTATGTTTCTAAACCTTTCAAAGTTAAAGAACTTCTTGCCAGGATACGTGCACGGCTACGCAATCAGAGCTCAGGTCAGGACGCGACACTTCGTATCGGCGACCTAGAAATAAGTACAGAAAGTCACTGCGTTAAGCGTGGGGATGAAGAGCTGAACTTAACTCCACTGGAATTTGATCTCTTAACAGCTTTAGCTTCTAAACCGCGTCAGGTTTTTAGCCGCGAGCAGTTATTAGAGAAAGTTTGGGGCTATCGTCATGCCGCTGATACACGCCTAGTTAATGTCCATGTACAACGGCTCCGTTCTAAAATTGAGCACGACCCGGAACATCCGGTAATCGTCGTCACTGTTCGTGGCGTCGGCTATCGCGCCGGAGAGACATCTGAGTTATAG